A part of Notolabrus celidotus isolate fNotCel1 chromosome 21, fNotCel1.pri, whole genome shotgun sequence genomic DNA contains:
- the LOC117805014 gene encoding SIN3-HDAC complex-associated factor-like: MFNFHKPKMYRSIDGCCICRAKSSSSRFTDSKRYEMNFKSCFGLVEVRCGDICNACVLLVKRWKKLPAGSKKNWNHVVDAKAGSSMKATLRTKKIKKKLRPKQISRVQSELKRNNSDAHSTTSSASPAQSPSYSNQSDEGSDTELSSGPAPSQAFSFLDLTYWKRQKVCCGIVYKGRYGEIIIDPHLFKPCCQRKPDLQQQKEEDEEEEEEEGGEMEQEEEVEEVEEEEVGVQENGQNAESMSPPSLPSHEEEEEEVVKEELSEEAR, encoded by the exons ATGTTTAACTTCCACAAGCCGAAGATGTACCGGAGCATCGACGGCTGTTGCATCTGCCGAGCCAAGTCTTCCAGCTCCCGCTTCACAGACAGCAAACGCTACGAGATGAACTTCAAGAGCTGCTTTGG GTTGGTTGAGGTGCGTTGCGGTGACATCTGTAACGCCTGCGTCCTCCTGGTGAAGAGATGGAAGAAGCTTCCTGCAGGATCCAAGAAGAACTGGAATCAC gtggtCGATGCAAAAGCCGGGTCGAGCATGAAGGCCACGCTGAGGACgaagaagatcaagaagaagcTGAGGCCCAAACAGATCAGTCGAGTTCAGAGCGAGCTGAAGAGGAACA ACTCGGATGCTCACAGCACTACCTCCAGCGCTTCCCCTGCTCAGTCACCTAGCTACAGCAACCAATCGGACGAAGGCTCTGATACGGAGCTATCTTCTGGCCCCGCCCCCTCACAGGCTTTCTCCTTCCTGGATCTCACCTACTGGAAAAG GCAGAAGGTGTGCTGCGGCATCGTCTACAAGGGCCGCTATGGAGAGATCATCATCGACCCTCACCTGTTCAAACCCTGCTGTCAGAGGAAGCctgacctgcagcagcagaaggaagaggatgaggaggaggaggaggaggaaggtgggGAGATGGAGCAAGAGGAGGAAGTAGAGGAggtagaagaagaggaggtgggAGTGCAGGAAAATGGACAGAATGCAGAGAGCATGTCACCGCCTTCTTTACCttcacatgaagaagaagaagaggaggtggtGAAAGAGGAGCTGAGTGAGGAGGCACGATGA